The genomic window CTAATATCGGCGAGATTGATTCCCTTGCGGGAGCATTGTATTTGTCAGCTAATCTTATATGTAGTAATGATTTCGATATTAAAGAAGTCATTGATGATGAACGATTAACTGTAAATATAACTACAGATGATGATTTCCAAGAAGTAGACGAAGAAGATATAGACCTAGATATAGACCTAGATGAAGAATTAACAGAGGCGGATCTAGCAGAGGCAGATACAAGTCTACAACAGCTTATTGTTCAAGATACACTTGAAGACCTTTGTTGTTATTCTGTGGCAATGGGGCTTGCTACTAAAAAGCTAGTTAGAACGTTTTTTAAAGTTTCACACCCTAATGACAAAAAAGATAAATTAGCACAAAAACTGGCTAGATTAAATCAACGATTAGCAGAGCTTCCCTAATAAGCTAAATTCCTAGTTTAGATGACACCAACACGATATTTTGTGTTGGTTTTTTAATAAAAAAAGCTTTTTCTATATAGAGTAAAAGCTTTCATATCACTTAATATTCCTTTAAATTACGAAGCGTAATATCATATCGTTTTTCGCATTCTAAGTTCTCATTAGACCCTACCCTTTTGGGAACTACAGAAAATAAAAAAAGCTCCTAAAAAGGAACTTTTACTTAACGTATTCTTTTTCTAATGACTCGTTGAACTCTCTCATTTCCTTGAAGAAGCCCTCGAACATTTCACCATTTGCAAAATTAAATATCTTTTCTAAATTATTGCCTTTAAATACTTTTACCGATTTCCCTAAAGTTACAGGGTTAATAGTCAATTGTACTTCACCAATCTTTTTCATTTTTTCATGCAACTCTTTTGATCGGTTATAAAGAACCGTAAACCTTTCGGAAATTGCTTCATCACGATTAGACTGTTTTAACAATTCATTGATTTCCTCTGAAATTTCCTCAATAGCCTTCTCGTCTCTATCCATAATCAATAAATCTATATTGATATGATAATCGCTCTTTTCACTTGCTTTTGAAAGAATTGCACCTGGTCTTGTTGATTGATGAACTAGCATTGCAAAAACGTCTACAAATGGTGTATTGCTCATACGTTCCCCCCTTAGCATATTATGGAAGGATTATACCACGCTGAATTGTTTTCTAATAGTTGTTTATTTTTTATGATAGGATTATAGGGTTAATATAGCGAAATGGTTATAATGCGTTTTTGTAACGCTATTTATAATCCGTTATATAACTCATGTTGTAATTCCGTTATAAAGGAAGGTGAAGTTATGGAAGGGTTACAAGGAAACCTTGAAGCTCTTTATTCTCCTGGTGAGGTAGCGTCACAATTAAATATTCAAAGACAGACAGTAACTAAGTACGCTAGGATTTTCGAATCGGAGGGTTTTGTATTCCATAAAGACGAAAAAGGAAACAGGGCTTATACCGATACAAATATTTCAATGTTCAGAAGAGTTACAGATATTAAAAACAGACCTGGTATAACGCTTGAAACGGCGATAAAAGGCGTAATACCAATGTATAAGAAAGATTCTATAACTCCAGACGTTACAGAAATAGCTACTGAAAATGAGTATTATAATGACGTTACAAATGAAAAATTAGACATGCTTATGCAAGCTCTTGCCGAACAGCAAAAATTAATACTGGAGCAAAACAAAAAGATTGATTCCCTCCAGGAACAATTAAATGAGCATAGGCTTGATGTGAAAGATAGAGACATTAAACTATTAGAACATATCAGAGAACACCAGAAAGAGAGAAAAGAGGAAATGCTGCTCATTGCTCAAAATGAAGTAGCAGCTGCTAAGCAAGAGGAACAAAAAAAGGGCTTTTTTGCTCGTCTATTTGAAAAATAGGACAAACAGAAAAGCCGCGTTCTTTTTATCTACCAAACAAAAAGAATTAAAGGGTTATTACTAAATAGGTTATTCAATATTTCACCCTAAAAACCCTGCAATAAACAAAGCCTAATGATTATCTAGGCTTTGTTATTTTTTAGTATAAGTTAAACTTAAGATCAACTTATAAACTATTCTGAATACTATCTCAGGAACATACACTTAACTTAAGTTAAGACTAGTTAAACTTAAGTTTAATCACCGTTATAAACCCGTTACTAATCAGTTATAAATTTGTATCTGTGTTTCAATGAATTTTCCATACCCAAACTCTTTTATTAAGCCTTTGCAGACCTCTCTTTACTACTCTCAAAACCGTTATATAACGGTTATATCCCTTCGGATTCTCCCTCAATATCTGCAGAAAGCCTCCTTTATAAGAATCCGTTCATACTTCCTATTAAGAGAATACAATACTCGTCTAAATAGCTCAAATTTTCACTGAAAACACTCTTTTCAATATCCTCCTCTAGTAATCTTTGATGATGTTGATGCGTTTGCAAAACTCGTAAAATACCCTTGAAGATATAGGGTGTAGCTTGTTATGATACACCCCGCGCCCTCCGTGTTTGGTTTGAATATACAAGATTTCAACGATATTTCCGATTTTCTCTTCCACACAAGCGACAGAACAAGCTGTATAGACAATCCTTTGGTCAATAAAACCTTTCCCAATTACTTGATAGTACACGCCTTCCTTCTGGGGAGATACTTTTTTGCCACATGAGGGACAATCCCACACCCAGGGATGAGAAAGATGTTTCTTTTCCAACGTTTTTGCTTGAAGAATAATGTCCACTTGTGACAACTCCTTTAGCTAAAAGTAGCGCTAGTTTGAATCAGACCTTTCCAGTCATTCTCAATAGCTTGTCTAATTGTCGAAATTAATTAGCTTCGGCTTGTCTCTTTATTCGCGTAGTCCATGAAAACACCTGAATCTTGAATATACTCAAAATGTTTATCGTTTCCGCCTAATACGTAAACTATCAGTCTTTCCACTTGTTCACTTTCCTCTGTTAGAAAGCCGTCTGACTCTACATTTAATGCGTGAATAGCATCAAGGATTTTGTGGTCTTTTGCCTCTAAGCCGTCTAATAAGTTTAATAGTTTTTCAACCATGGTAGACCTCCTGTTTTGCTTCTAAGGTTCATTTATATAAAGAGAGATATAAAACCCTCTCGGAGCTTATTCCTCTAAAGTAAGTTCAAAAATAAGCTGGTAATTACGATCAGTTAAGTCAATTTCAATGATTTGAAAACCTTCTCCGTACCAATCCGTTTCAGTAATGATTAATTTGGCCGTATTGAAATAAAATTCCTCCGAAAAATGAGGACAGAATGTATTTACTCCCTTTTTCTCTACGGCCTCATACTTTTTGACTTCTCGCAAGTAAAGATCCACATAGAACGGATGGTCTTTCCAAAAGGCTCTGGCGTTCTTTTCGACATGTGATCGGATATAGGTATGACGCTCTTTGTTGCTCATTTTTCTTATATAGCGAGGATAGTCTAAAATGTGACTCTCAATAAATGACCCCTTTTCATCGTGAAAGAAATCACCATACAGCCCTTCAATCGAAAAATCATCAATATGCGCTCTGATACCAAAATCCTCTTGTTCGTCTAGTTCGTGGTTAACAAGAATAGTAATGACTTCTTCTTCGTTCTCTGCTTTCGCAACAGCAAAAAGGGATGCCCCTGCATTGATAGCGAATAGTTTTGTCACATTGTGCCCCCCCTCTGATTTTACTTTAGTAATCTTTCCCACATTATTCAAATTTCCTGTTATAGGTGATTGTTTTAGGGCTTACTTTTAAAGCAAGGGAAGGTAAAATCCTCCCTAGTTATTTAGGTGTTTATTATTTAAAGCATACTTCTAAATAATAAATACTCTATTACTACTTTAGCTTCTAGGGGATTTCTGTACATTTTGGTTAGCAAATTAATCCTTTTAACGGGTCATGTTGACGCAGTAAATCTTTCTCCTCTGGGTTTAGTGCTTGTCCTATCTCCTGTTTCAACTGTGCCATTTCTAACGAACTGTAGGTAGAACTTTGTTCCTGCAGCAAGGTTTCTTCTTCCGGTGTTAGTTCTTGCCCTAAATCTTGCTTTAATTGAATCATTTCAAGTTGTTGATCCAGAGAAAGAGTTTCTTCCTGTGTGCACTCAT from Priestia megaterium includes these protein-coding regions:
- a CDS encoding MerR family transcriptional regulator → MEGLQGNLEALYSPGEVASQLNIQRQTVTKYARIFESEGFVFHKDEKGNRAYTDTNISMFRRVTDIKNRPGITLETAIKGVIPMYKKDSITPDVTEIATENEYYNDVTNEKLDMLMQALAEQQKLILEQNKKIDSLQEQLNEHRLDVKDRDIKLLEHIREHQKERKEEMLLIAQNEVAAAKQEEQKKGFFARLFEK